One Spiroplasma sp. NBRC 100390 DNA window includes the following coding sequences:
- the rpsU gene encoding 30S ribosomal protein S21 produces the protein MATVVVKAGEPLDKALKRFNKVSSVKRKEARKREHWMSKKEKRRYKQEQSRSFR, from the coding sequence ATGGCTACTGTTGTTGTCAAAGCAGGAGAACCGCTAGACAAAGCTTTAAAGCGTTTTAACAAGGTTTCTTCGGTAAAACGAAAAGAAGCCCGCAAGCGAGAGCACTGAATGAGTAAAAAGGAAAAAAGACGCTATAAACAAGAGCAATCTCGTAGTTTTCGTTAA
- a CDS encoding single-stranded DNA-binding protein, with the protein MNQVMLVGQVEGTYEIIYDKKEAERKLMKFLLKIQRPFKNKDGNYDSDLVNVKVWTNNIDDLDISLRDKAIIAVKGRIQSFRSNNFDEENYYNDIIADRVTYLSSFN; encoded by the coding sequence ATGAATCAAGTGATGTTGGTTGGGCAAGTAGAAGGAACTTATGAGATTATTTATGATAAAAAAGAAGCAGAAAGAAAACTAATGAAATTTTTACTAAAGATTCAACGCCCTTTTAAAAATAAAGATGGTAACTATGATAGTGATTTAGTTAATGTTAAAGTATGAACAAATAATATTGATGATTTAGATATTAGTTTACGAGATAAAGCAATTATTGCAGTTAAAGGACGGATTCAATCGTTTCGTTCCAATAATTTTGATGAAGAAAATTATTATAACGATATAATTGCTGATCGTGTCACTTATTTAAGCAGTTTTAACTAG
- a CDS encoding phosphotransferase: protein MMKYKIKTKLNLGITNQNYQTIDNLFIRYSNPFTNLFIDHQNEMLVLEKIKNSKLTLPIIDYGYDNDHFFLVTPYYSTLQPISAVKLTKEVLKTIATIIKQLWEIKITPNDQIKIFQPQQFLETFKNAIKKPLVDLQRYEANLDYIKLQTDDLVLCHNDLNGGNLVFVEQNLYLIDFEYAMQNDKFFDIASFASETLTTKAKQTYWFSLFKLTPTQQQKVNAWMYYQNIVWIAWANYMYEQTNNDIFLAIIDLKLLNLQNNN from the coding sequence ATGATGAAATACAAAATTAAAACAAAATTAAATTTAGGAATTACTAATCAAAATTATCAAACAATTGATAACCTTTTTATTCGATATAGTAACCCTTTTACCAATTTATTTATTGATCATCAAAATGAAATGCTAGTGTTAGAAAAAATTAAAAATAGCAAGTTAACTCTTCCAATTATTGATTATGGTTATGATAATGACCACTTTTTCTTAGTAACACCATACTATTCAACATTACAACCAATTAGTGCTGTTAAACTTACTAAAGAAGTTCTCAAAACCATTGCAACAATAATTAAACAGTTATGAGAAATTAAAATTACTCCAAATGATCAAATTAAGATTTTTCAACCACAACAATTTTTAGAAACTTTTAAAAATGCTATAAAAAAACCATTAGTAGACTTACAACGATATGAAGCAAACCTTGATTATATTAAATTGCAAACAGATGATCTTGTTTTATGTCATAATGACTTAAATGGTGGCAATTTAGTTTTTGTTGAGCAAAACCTGTATTTAATTGATTTTGAATATGCAATGCAAAATGATAAGTTTTTTGATATTGCTTCTTTTGCTTCCGAAACTTTAACAACTAAAGCAAAACAAACATATTGGTTTAGTCTCTTTAAGCTAACACCAACACAACAACAAAAAGTTAATGCATGAATGTATTATCAAAATATTGTATGAATTGCTTGAGCTAACTATATGTATGAACAAACAAACAATGACATTTTCTTAGCAATTATTGATTTAAAATTACTTAATTTACAAAATAATAATTAG
- a CDS encoding Na+/H+ antiporter NhaC family protein — protein sequence MKKKQKKVEKLLQEQTLTTNLLDLKKEVSFRGLVPLLLFVMLFILVGIILDIFKKEIFSKNNPMGFYLIFAPIIILIPTIIGFLIIKGSFTTKLNAFLKGSADQNILIMVFIYLLSGSFAQLMNTIGASSAIAFLGFKVIPPAILVGGVFLISAVISTAMGTSVGTIVAFGPIAFGMASQANLNLAMIGGALLCGAMFGDDLSIISDTAIASCRTQDVPPQSRFLFNWKILLFAAIITIILFFTVTYVKDAKVNSETWIWWRALLTILPFLVVLVVALCGVNVFIVLISGIFCAIIVGFSLSQFNQWVTATGDLTSSYLPSLTPARMLNGNLNPTGHLLSGLDKFLVATDAIKSGMLSMAEIAFLALFTGGLAGLSELSGGLEWATAKINQRIKGKKSAQFGIATLTSVADIALANNTIAIIVVGPMVKEIRQKYDLNKNKVAAFVSIFPAVFQGLIPYGAQMLILVSMANNYVGVNQMTISFLDVWKYAWYLYLLFFSAIIFITFNRLERYLTASWWKGITKIFRKKQD from the coding sequence ATGAAGAAAAAACAAAAAAAAGTTGAAAAATTATTACAAGAGCAAACCTTAACAACAAATTTATTAGACTTAAAGAAAGAAGTTTCTTTTCGTGGTTTAGTACCATTGTTATTATTTGTTATGTTATTTATTTTAGTGGGAATTATTTTAGATATTTTTAAAAAAGAAATTTTTTCAAAAAACAATCCAATGGGGTTTTATTTAATATTTGCTCCAATTATTATTTTAATTCCAACGATTATTGGTTTTTTAATTATTAAAGGGAGTTTTACAACCAAATTAAATGCCTTTTTAAAAGGAAGTGCTGATCAGAACATTTTAATTATGGTTTTTATTTACTTATTATCTGGTTCATTTGCACAATTAATGAACACAATTGGTGCTTCTTCCGCAATTGCCTTTTTAGGGTTTAAGGTTATTCCCCCAGCAATTTTAGTTGGAGGTGTTTTTCTAATTAGTGCTGTTATTTCAACCGCAATGGGAACTAGCGTTGGAACAATTGTTGCATTTGGACCAATTGCGTTTGGAATGGCGTCGCAAGCAAATTTAAATTTAGCAATGATTGGTGGAGCACTATTATGTGGAGCAATGTTTGGTGATGATTTGTCAATTATATCTGATACAGCAATTGCATCATGTCGAACACAAGATGTTCCGCCACAAAGTCGGTTTTTATTTAATTGAAAAATTCTCCTTTTTGCCGCAATTATTACCATTATTCTTTTCTTTACGGTTACTTATGTCAAAGATGCAAAAGTAAATAGTGAAACATGAATTTGATGGCGAGCATTGTTAACAATTTTACCATTCTTAGTTGTATTGGTTGTTGCTCTATGTGGGGTTAATGTTTTTATTGTTTTAATTAGTGGTATTTTTTGTGCAATTATTGTTGGTTTTAGTTTAAGTCAATTTAATCAATGGGTAACAGCAACTGGTGATTTAACATCCTCTTATTTACCAAGTTTAACACCAGCTCGTATGCTAAATGGTAATTTAAATCCAACTGGTCATTTACTAAGTGGTTTAGATAAGTTTTTAGTAGCAACTGATGCGATTAAATCCGGAATGTTATCAATGGCAGAAATTGCCTTTTTAGCGCTTTTTACTGGTGGGTTAGCAGGTTTAAGCGAACTATCTGGGGGTCTGGAATGAGCAACAGCGAAAATTAATCAAAGAATTAAAGGCAAAAAAAGTGCTCAATTTGGGATTGCAACTTTAACAAGTGTTGCTGATATTGCTTTGGCTAATAATACTATTGCTATTATTGTTGTTGGACCAATGGTAAAAGAGATTCGTCAAAAATATGATTTAAATAAAAATAAGGTTGCTGCTTTTGTATCAATTTTTCCAGCTGTGTTTCAAGGTCTAATTCCATATGGGGCACAAATGTTAATTTTAGTTAGTATGGCAAATAACTATGTTGGTGTTAATCAAATGACAATTTCCTTTCTTGATGTTTGAAAATATGCTTGATATTTATATTTACTATTTTTTTCAGCAATTATCTTTATTACCTTTAATCGTTTAGAACGCTATTTAACAGCATCATGATGAAAAGGAATAACTAAGATTTTTCGGAAAAAACAAGATTAA
- the mnmA gene encoding tRNA 2-thiouridine(34) synthase MnmA — MQKVVVGLSGGVDSSVSLYLLQQAGYQVEGLFMRNWDSQLNNDILGNKAINNPICPQEVDYNDAAKVSDALKVPLHRVDFIKEYWEYVFKYFISEYQKGRTPNPDILCNKYIKFDYFLKYAINNYQADFIAMGHYARVQFNETINEYQLLRGVDADKDQTYFLSQLNQQQLAKTIFPLGNLTKKEVRAIANSQNLITANKKDSTGICFIGERDFKSFLQNYIPNQNGEIVDIETKEVVGTHNGIMYYTIGQRRGLNLGGMTEPYFVAGKNVEKNILYVAKSSEEKWLYSTSCLVTDVNWINTLKTNEFNCTAKFRYRQKDIPVKVTILSDDKCLVHFDSKVKAITPGQAAVFYNGDVCLGGGIIDEVYLDDQKLCYL; from the coding sequence ATGCAAAAAGTTGTTGTTGGCTTGTCGGGAGGCGTTGACTCTTCTGTCAGCCTATATTTGTTACAACAAGCAGGCTATCAAGTTGAGGGTCTGTTTATGCGAAATTGGGATAGTCAATTAAATAATGATATCTTAGGGAATAAAGCAATTAATAATCCGATTTGTCCACAAGAAGTTGATTATAATGATGCTGCAAAAGTTAGCGATGCTTTGAAAGTTCCATTGCATCGTGTTGATTTTATTAAAGAGTATTGAGAATATGTCTTTAAATATTTTATTAGTGAATATCAAAAGGGGCGTACTCCAAATCCAGATATTTTATGTAATAAATATATTAAATTTGATTATTTTTTAAAATATGCGATTAATAATTATCAAGCTGATTTTATTGCAATGGGACATTATGCACGAGTGCAATTTAATGAAACCATAAATGAATATCAATTATTACGGGGAGTTGATGCTGATAAAGATCAGACTTATTTTTTAAGTCAATTAAATCAACAACAATTAGCAAAAACAATTTTTCCGTTAGGAAATTTAACAAAAAAAGAAGTTCGAGCAATTGCTAATAGTCAAAATTTAATAACAGCAAATAAAAAAGATTCAACAGGAATTTGTTTTATTGGTGAACGTGATTTTAAAAGCTTTTTACAAAATTATATTCCAAATCAAAATGGTGAAATTGTTGATATTGAAACAAAAGAAGTTGTTGGAACCCATAATGGTATTATGTATTATACAATTGGTCAACGACGAGGACTAAATTTAGGTGGCATGACAGAACCATATTTTGTTGCTGGGAAAAATGTTGAGAAAAATATTTTATATGTTGCAAAAAGTAGTGAAGAAAAATGATTATATTCAACTAGTTGTCTTGTAACAGATGTTAATTGAATTAACACTCTTAAAACTAATGAATTTAATTGTACGGCGAAATTTCGTTATCGTCAAAAAGATATTCCAGTGAAAGTAACAATTTTAAGTGATGATAAATGTCTTGTTCATTTTGATAGTAAAGTTAAAGCAATAACTCCTGGACAAGCGGCTGTTTTTTATAATGGTGATGTTTGTCTTGGCGGGGGAATAATCGATGAAGTTTATTTAGATGATCAAAAACTATGTTATTTATAA
- a CDS encoding GMP reductase codes for MVKAFDYEDIQLIPELCVVDSRKECDTTVKLGKHTFNLPVVPSNMATVVNEELCEKLAEKNYFYIMHRFNVDQVKFIKHMKSKNLITSISVGVKPNDFELIETLKKEQLIPDYITIDIAHGHAFSVKKMIEHIRTHLGHETFIIAGNVGTPKAVRDLEQWGADATKVGIGPGKVCITKLKTGFGNGGWQLSAVKWCSKGSSKPIIADGGLRVNGDIAKSIRMGATMCMVGSLFAAHQESPGKQVEIDGVKYKEYFGSASEYNKGEKRYVEGKKELIEIRGSIFETLREMTEDLQSSISYAGGKDLDAIKKVDYVILKESNF; via the coding sequence ATAGTGAAAGCATTTGATTATGAAGACATTCAATTAATTCCAGAATTATGTGTTGTTGATTCTCGAAAAGAATGTGATACAACCGTTAAACTAGGAAAACATACTTTTAATTTACCTGTTGTGCCATCAAATATGGCAACAGTGGTAAATGAAGAATTATGCGAAAAACTAGCTGAAAAAAACTACTTTTACATTATGCATCGGTTTAATGTTGATCAAGTTAAATTTATTAAACATATGAAAAGTAAAAACTTAATTACTTCGATTTCAGTTGGAGTTAAACCAAATGATTTTGAATTAATTGAAACATTAAAAAAAGAACAGTTAATTCCCGATTATATTACAATCGACATTGCTCATGGCCATGCCTTTAGTGTTAAAAAAATGATCGAACATATCCGCACCCATTTAGGCCACGAAACCTTTATTATTGCCGGAAATGTTGGAACACCAAAAGCAGTTCGTGATTTGGAACAATGAGGTGCTGATGCAACCAAAGTTGGAATTGGACCAGGAAAAGTATGTATTACCAAACTAAAAACAGGATTTGGAAATGGTGGCTGACAATTATCGGCTGTTAAATGATGCAGTAAAGGAAGCTCAAAACCAATTATTGCTGATGGTGGATTACGCGTTAACGGTGACATTGCTAAATCAATTCGGATGGGAGCCACAATGTGTATGGTTGGTAGTTTATTCGCTGCCCACCAAGAATCACCCGGAAAACAGGTTGAAATTGATGGTGTTAAATATAAAGAATACTTTGGATCGGCCAGTGAATACAATAAAGGGGAAAAACGCTATGTTGAAGGAAAAAAAGAATTAATTGAAATTCGTGGTAGCATTTTTGAAACCCTTCGAGAAATGACTGAAGATTTACAATCATCAATTTCTTATGCTGGTGGCAAAGATTTGGACGCAATTAAAAAAGTTGATTATGTTATTTTAAAAGAAAGTAATTTTTAA
- the recD2 gene encoding SF1B family DNA helicase RecD2 has product MSEKLRGYLKLIVFESKNGYRICKFQLEKDKTHFIFIKGFLSALQPDQLYELTGEFVYNNRYGESFEVNELKQIAPQSNDEVLKYLTSSLFPTIGPKTAQSIIDYYENDVVSKIKANVLALKQIPGVTSKQADIIAKAFQTMSRDDELNHQFNQKGLSLQVLSLLKTKYNVDQIYALLTKDPYSLLLKDNISFKTIDKIYLAFEQNPLSNIRIAYYAWYLAKEFCNNTGDTYLTLEQLTTILQKHFDNLTKESILTGLKYSKEINLLIFKNDKIYVAEIYHSELNIAAMLGGLNSTEQYDEEKLEKYVQELTSKKQISYNINQTKAIKAAVDSNFLVIIGGPGTGKTTVVDGIVNILKKVYQQSKIVLAAPTGKAAKRLREKTGQKALTIHKLLKYDAITNQFFYNENNPLENDILILDEVSMVDSLLLSQIAKASLNLRKLILIGDPNQLPSVACGDILRDIIQSGAFNVIKLEEVYRQEAGNDILELSYAIEQDHFEYDLLNKRDLTFIEETDPHLLLSTIGDLYQKLNEEKAGDYNAIQVIAPMYNGPVGINMLNTYLQDKLNRSYGQKELKIGYRTFRVNDKVMQLKNRPELEIYNGDVGVIIDIKKDKNFNDVLLVKYDNIVEYNKEMYYDITLAYACSVHKLQGSEYDNIIFVITKSFWIMLKRNLIYTAITRAKTNLYLIGQQNAFLYGVNNLPQKRRTTLQEVIKNY; this is encoded by the coding sequence ATGTCTGAAAAGTTACGTGGTTATTTAAAATTAATTGTTTTTGAATCAAAGAATGGTTATCGGATTTGTAAATTTCAATTAGAAAAAGACAAAACACATTTTATTTTTATTAAAGGGTTTTTATCAGCTTTACAACCTGATCAATTATATGAATTAACTGGTGAATTTGTTTATAATAATCGTTATGGAGAAAGTTTTGAAGTTAACGAATTAAAACAAATTGCTCCTCAAAGTAATGATGAAGTTTTAAAATATTTAACAAGTAGTTTGTTTCCAACGATTGGACCAAAGACAGCACAAAGTATTATTGATTATTATGAAAACGATGTTGTTAGTAAAATTAAAGCAAATGTATTAGCGTTAAAGCAAATCCCGGGGGTTACTTCTAAGCAAGCCGATATTATAGCAAAAGCATTTCAGACAATGAGTCGGGATGATGAATTAAATCATCAGTTTAATCAAAAAGGGTTATCTTTACAAGTTTTGTCATTATTAAAGACAAAATACAATGTTGACCAAATTTATGCATTATTAACAAAGGACCCTTATTCATTGTTATTAAAAGATAATATTTCGTTTAAAACAATTGATAAAATCTACTTAGCATTTGAACAAAATCCGCTTAGTAATATTCGAATTGCTTATTATGCTTGGTATTTAGCAAAAGAATTTTGTAATAATACTGGGGATACTTATTTAACATTAGAACAATTAACAACTATTTTGCAAAAACATTTTGATAATTTAACAAAGGAATCTATTTTAACTGGATTAAAATATAGTAAAGAAATTAATTTATTAATTTTTAAAAACGATAAAATTTATGTTGCTGAAATATATCATAGTGAACTAAATATTGCCGCAATGTTAGGTGGTTTAAATTCAACGGAACAATATGATGAAGAAAAACTAGAAAAATATGTTCAGGAGTTAACAAGTAAAAAACAAATTAGTTACAATATAAATCAAACGAAGGCAATTAAAGCTGCTGTTGATTCGAATTTTTTAGTAATTATTGGTGGCCCAGGAACTGGAAAAACAACTGTCGTTGATGGAATTGTTAACATTTTAAAAAAAGTTTATCAACAATCAAAAATTGTTTTAGCAGCCCCAACTGGAAAAGCAGCAAAACGATTACGAGAGAAAACAGGGCAAAAAGCATTAACAATTCATAAGTTATTAAAATATGATGCAATTACAAATCAGTTTTTTTATAATGAAAATAATCCATTAGAAAATGACATTTTAATTTTAGATGAAGTTAGTATGGTTGATAGTTTATTATTATCTCAGATTGCTAAAGCTAGTTTAAATCTACGAAAATTAATTTTAATTGGTGATCCAAATCAGTTACCTTCTGTTGCTTGCGGTGATATTTTACGTGATATTATCCAGAGTGGTGCTTTTAATGTTATTAAGTTAGAAGAAGTTTATCGGCAAGAGGCGGGGAACGATATTCTAGAATTAAGTTATGCGATTGAACAAGATCATTTTGAATATGATTTATTAAATAAAAGAGACTTAACTTTTATTGAAGAAACTGATCCCCATTTATTATTATCAACAATTGGTGATTTATATCAAAAACTTAATGAAGAAAAAGCGGGAGATTATAATGCAATTCAAGTGATTGCTCCAATGTATAATGGTCCTGTTGGCATTAATATGTTAAACACTTATTTACAAGATAAACTAAATCGTTCTTATGGTCAAAAAGAACTTAAAATTGGTTATCGAACTTTTCGTGTTAATGATAAAGTAATGCAATTGAAAAATCGCCCCGAATTAGAAATTTATAATGGTGATGTTGGCGTTATTATTGATATTAAAAAAGATAAAAACTTTAATGATGTTTTACTAGTAAAATATGACAACATTGTTGAATATAATAAAGAAATGTACTATGATATTACTTTAGCTTATGCATGTAGTGTGCATAAATTACAAGGAAGTGAGTACGATAATATTATTTTTGTTATTACCAAAAGTTTTTGAATTATGTTAAAACGAAATCTAATATATACTGCAATTACCCGAGCAAAAACAAACTTATATTTAATTGGACAGCAAAATGCTTTTTTGTATGGAGTTAATAATTTGCCACAAAAACGACGAACAACATTACAAGAAGTTATTAAAAACTATTAA
- a CDS encoding GNAT family N-acetyltransferase: MLNFNDEKLNKLVANFIHYMVDPKHDDGNQFIEIDYKNFFHHIDSRESKSNLNIVISSHLTTADQFAKAGEIIDQYHVNKTPFTWCTITVDNNQVEKSFFEKSGLQHFETALGMLIDLATFNTPNRENPDEQFQEVTSQTTVHDVVKVVNDAFDLSLIDLAKYQSIWELNQVQKISYLTILTKNNIPVSTGNLYFEPELAIIDDIATHSNHQKQGYAKEMLIHLLNQAKQANYQTAGLVATPDGLPLYEKLGFKTQKLYFNVYTMHYSK, from the coding sequence ATGTTAAATTTTAACGATGAAAAACTAAATAAGTTAGTAGCAAATTTTATTCATTATATGGTCGACCCAAAACATGATGATGGAAATCAATTTATTGAAATTGATTATAAAAATTTCTTTCATCACATTGATTCGCGTGAATCAAAAAGTAATTTAAATATTGTTATTAGTTCTCACTTAACAACTGCCGACCAGTTTGCTAAAGCAGGTGAAATTATTGATCAATATCACGTTAATAAAACCCCTTTTACTTGATGTACGATTACAGTTGACAATAACCAAGTTGAAAAATCATTTTTTGAAAAAAGTGGTTTACAACACTTTGAAACCGCACTAGGAATGCTAATTGATTTAGCAACTTTTAACACACCTAATCGTGAAAACCCTGATGAACAATTCCAGGAAGTAACATCACAAACAACCGTTCATGATGTTGTCAAAGTTGTTAATGATGCCTTTGATTTATCACTAATTGACCTTGCAAAATACCAATCAATTTGAGAATTAAATCAAGTACAAAAAATTAGTTACTTAACAATTTTAACAAAAAATAACATTCCAGTTTCAACCGGAAACTTATACTTTGAACCGGAATTAGCAATTATTGATGATATTGCAACCCATAGTAATCATCAAAAACAAGGTTATGCAAAGGAAATGTTAATTCATTTATTAAACCAAGCAAAACAAGCAAATTATCAAACTGCTGGTTTAGTTGCCACTCCCGATGGGCTACCATTATATGAAAAACTTGGTTTTAAAACTCAAAAGTTATATTTTAATGTTTATACAATGCATTATTCAAAATAA
- a CDS encoding tRNA (cytidine(34)-2'-O)-methyltransferase has protein sequence MKTTKKINIVLFEPEIAQNVGAIMRTCVAINAKLHLIEPFGFIFDERFIARSSANYIEYADYELYNDWNHFLQLNPNLNLYCATRYAKQPHSDVDFTKDENIFVLFGRESTGIPTAILKANLIRTFRIPMSKHVRSLNIANTVGIVGYEIMRQLDYPGLSKVEIQKGADFLEQD, from the coding sequence ATGAAGACAACTAAAAAAATTAACATTGTTTTATTTGAACCAGAAATTGCCCAAAATGTTGGGGCCATTATGCGAACATGTGTTGCAATAAATGCGAAACTACATTTAATTGAACCATTTGGTTTTATCTTTGATGAACGCTTTATTGCACGTAGTAGCGCAAATTATATTGAGTATGCTGATTATGAGTTATATAATGATTGAAACCATTTTTTGCAGTTGAATCCGAACTTAAATTTATATTGTGCAACTCGTTATGCAAAACAACCACATAGTGATGTTGATTTTACCAAAGATGAAAATATTTTTGTCCTGTTTGGACGAGAATCAACGGGGATTCCAACCGCAATATTAAAGGCAAATTTAATCCGAACTTTTCGAATTCCAATGTCTAAACATGTGCGTAGTTTAAATATTGCCAATACGGTTGGGATTGTTGGTTATGAAATAATGCGTCAGTTAGATTATCCCGGTTTATCAAAAGTTGAAATTCAAAAAGGGGCTGATTTCTTAGAACAAGATTAA
- a CDS encoding DxFTY motif-containing membrane protein, producing the protein MKVIKKDNKSGVTDNNWEHLPPEVQNDLEFHASRTVFWKSFLFLIIEAVGPFLLLFFLTSPDLNFTRHYDVGAGIGFGLAMVLGVFLLTCAGFWLKFHQADQFTYTITLSWTLYGIYLTGYWWGWDKILYRCLVALLFLLLAIFFGTFIAVWMRNLRGYLQMKKTSPQELAIDAKKKKEKDEEQVPPSSTLGP; encoded by the coding sequence ATGAAAGTAATTAAGAAGGATAACAAAAGCGGTGTTACTGATAATAATTGAGAACATTTACCACCGGAAGTACAAAATGATTTAGAGTTTCATGCTTCACGAACTGTTTTTTGAAAAAGTTTTTTATTTTTAATCATTGAAGCAGTAGGACCATTTTTGTTATTGTTTTTTTTAACTTCACCAGATTTAAATTTTACCCGCCATTATGATGTTGGAGCGGGGATTGGTTTTGGTTTAGCAATGGTTCTAGGAGTCTTTCTATTAACTTGTGCTGGTTTTTGACTAAAGTTTCATCAAGCTGATCAATTTACTTATACAATTACGTTATCTTGAACTTTATATGGAATTTATTTAACTGGTTATTGATGAGGATGAGATAAGATTTTATACCGCTGTTTAGTTGCCTTATTGTTCTTATTGCTTGCTATTTTTTTTGGAACTTTTATAGCAGTATGAATGCGTAATTTACGCGGTTATTTACAAATGAAAAAGACTAGTCCCCAAGAACTAGCAATTGATGCTAAAAAGAAAAAAGAAAAGGATGAAGAACAAGTTCCACCATCCTCAACACTTGGTCCCTAA
- the rdgB gene encoding RdgB/HAM1 family non-canonical purine NTP pyrophosphatase, translating to MKEIWIATSNKNKVREFKEMFQDANITVKSLLDLENPIPDIPETGTTFEENAFCKADFLSRMINQPVLADDSGLEIIELDHFPGVNTRRWAYPITDSKIINDLLIEKCKPLERRDAQAVCVLCYIDPVKKVTMYFRGVTKGVITDKPVGANAFGYDPIFLLPEIGQTYAELTLPEKNKYSHRAKAFYAFKKWWLGE from the coding sequence ATGAAAGAGATTTGAATTGCAACTAGTAATAAAAATAAAGTTCGAGAATTTAAAGAAATGTTTCAAGATGCCAATATAACAGTTAAATCATTATTAGACTTAGAAAATCCTATTCCTGACATTCCAGAAACAGGAACTACCTTTGAAGAAAATGCTTTTTGTAAAGCAGATTTTTTGAGCCGAATGATTAATCAACCAGTCTTAGCTGATGATTCTGGTTTAGAGATTATTGAGTTAGATCATTTTCCGGGTGTTAATACACGTCGATGAGCATATCCAATTACTGACAGTAAAATTATTAATGATTTATTAATTGAAAAATGTAAACCATTAGAGCGTCGTGATGCACAAGCTGTTTGTGTCTTATGTTATATTGACCCAGTTAAAAAAGTAACGATGTACTTTCGGGGAGTTACAAAAGGGGTTATTACTGATAAGCCAGTTGGAGCGAATGCTTTTGGTTACGATCCAATTTTTTTATTACCAGAAATTGGTCAAACATATGCCGAATTAACTTTACCAGAAAAAAATAAATATTCTCATCGAGCAAAAGCATTTTATGCTTTTAAGAAATGATGATTAGGAGAGTAA